A stretch of the Saccharolobus caldissimus genome encodes the following:
- a CDS encoding conjugal transfer protein — translation MLIEDRIYLLIKLLLYTAKEENAEVTATKLQKIFFLLEKEKGIQLGLDFKPWLFGPYSSKLQDYIDKLIELGEVDVEEEEVRDPLSGEVIGYKRAYVLKSELKPEEEEKEIEMFFREWVKKSRTEILNYVYKKYPEYAKYSIIRDKVLSRLQE, via the coding sequence ATGCTAATTGAGGACAGAATTTATCTCTTAATTAAATTACTACTTTACACTGCTAAGGAGGAGAATGCAGAGGTTACCGCAACTAAATTGCAGAAGATTTTCTTTTTACTTGAGAAAGAGAAAGGGATCCAGTTAGGACTGGATTTTAAGCCTTGGTTATTCGGTCCTTATTCATCAAAACTACAAGATTATATTGATAAGCTAATAGAACTAGGAGAGGTTGACGTTGAAGAGGAGGAAGTAAGAGATCCGTTGAGCGGAGAAGTAATAGGGTATAAAAGAGCTTACGTTTTAAAGAGTGAGTTAAAGCCTGAGGAAGAGGAAAAGGAGATTGAGATGTTTTTCAGAGAATGGGTTAAGAAGAGTAGGACTGAGATTCTAAACTACGTCTACAAGAAATACCCAGAATACGCGAAATATTCCATAATTAGAGACAAAGTTTTAAGTAGGTTACAAGAATGA